From the genome of Streptomyces sp. NBC_01341, one region includes:
- a CDS encoding phosphotransferase, whose product MLRRYPAAGEPLACEPLTKGLLNHGYRVSTTRGSYFLKHHLDKHHLDDASGDHDTIVRQHRATQQLHSLGVPVAPPLADTHGDTVTVIEGQRYALHHWVDGLHRDGAQLTTAQSRRLGALLGAVHTGLEQVMGDDQPPPVRGQSPHPADTFALIDELLSAAGGLGPRDAFDELAVHRLVERRALLEQHAHRRPPTPAGSARGWVHGDFHPLNLLYRGADPVAIVDWDRLGVQPRAEEAVRAAAIFFVRPDGELALEKVRAYARAYRRAAGAGAAEMTAAVHRVWWERLNDFWILRWRYRLHDRRADPQFPAVSALAVWWTREYEAVGEAFTG is encoded by the coding sequence GTGCTGCGCCGCTACCCCGCCGCCGGCGAACCCCTCGCCTGCGAACCCCTGACCAAGGGCCTGCTCAACCACGGTTACCGCGTGTCCACCACCCGGGGCTCGTACTTCCTCAAGCACCACCTCGACAAGCACCATCTCGACGACGCCAGCGGTGATCACGACACGATCGTGAGACAGCACCGGGCGACCCAGCAGTTGCACTCGCTCGGTGTGCCTGTAGCGCCGCCCCTGGCGGACACGCACGGTGACACCGTCACCGTCATCGAGGGGCAGCGCTATGCCCTGCACCACTGGGTGGACGGCCTCCACCGCGACGGCGCCCAGCTGACGACCGCTCAGTCGCGGCGGCTCGGAGCGCTGCTCGGCGCCGTACACACCGGGCTCGAACAGGTCATGGGGGACGACCAGCCGCCTCCCGTACGGGGACAGAGTCCCCATCCCGCCGACACGTTCGCGCTGATCGACGAGTTGCTGTCGGCCGCCGGGGGCCTGGGCCCCCGGGACGCCTTCGACGAGCTCGCCGTGCACCGGCTCGTCGAGCGCCGCGCCCTGCTGGAACAGCACGCGCACCGCAGGCCGCCCACGCCCGCCGGTTCCGCGCGGGGCTGGGTGCACGGTGACTTCCATCCCCTGAACCTGCTCTACCGGGGCGCCGACCCCGTCGCGATCGTGGACTGGGACCGGCTGGGCGTACAGCCCCGTGCGGAGGAGGCGGTGAGGGCGGCGGCCATCTTCTTCGTCCGGCCGGACGGGGAACTGGCACTGGAGAAGGTGCGGGCGTACGCCCGCGCCTACCGGCGCGCGGCCGGCGCCGGAGCTGCCGAGATGACGGCCGCGGTGCACCGGGTCTGGTGGGAGCGGCTCAACGACTTCTGGATACTGCGCTGGCGCTACCGCCTCCACGACCGCAGGGCCGACCCGCAATTCCCTGCGGTGTCGGCCCTGGCGGTGTGGTGGACGCGTGAGTACGAAGCGGTAGGCGAGGCCTTCACCGGGTGA